From Pyrenophora tritici-repentis strain M4 chromosome 1, whole genome shotgun sequence, the proteins below share one genomic window:
- a CDS encoding RTA1 like protein has product MEAASLFDARSVDFPKRDHSYVQTFINPYIYEPSCALAIIGVVVILLLSLYSLSQYVRHRSWFFWTAIIAIVMLDLGFITRLVSAYDEAKEDPFLISWLMILLAPSFLAAASYTAFSRVIWFSCPTHALNFQTLWCFPRWITSTFVTFDLFSFAVQLIGASQISRQYDRSPSGSRTISSSERKALPGRVILVLGLVLQMMCFVSFSIVSIRYFYLSRHWSAHDLGDMHLWRKLSYTINLSSVLIALRAVYRTMEIPHDRNYGLLYLQSHEWCFWVFDAAPVLLVMAVFAIWHPGRYLPRSYTGFALNKERAVQEKDEIGSMDRGVKGGQLIELKDYRPEDFEGRRAGSHV; this is encoded by the exons ATGGAAGCGGCCAGCCTCTTCGATGCGCGATCTGTGGACTTCCCCAAAAGGGACCACTCCTATG TGCAAACCTTCATCAATCCTTACATATATGAGCCGTCTTGCGCTCTCGCCATAATCGGTGTTGTCGTCATCCTACTTCTCTCCCTATACTCGTTGTCGCAGTATGTGCGCCATCGATCATGGTTCTTCTGGACAGCCATCATCGCCATCGTCATGTTGGACCTTGGCTTCATCACGCGCCTGGTATCTGCCTATGACGAGGCAAAAGAAGATCCCTTCCTCATCTCCTGGCTCATGATCCTCCTCGCACCCAGTTTCCTCGCCGCAGCTTCCTATACCGCATTTAGCCGCGTAATCTGGTTCAGCTGTCCGACGCACGCACTCAACTTCCAGACGCTATGGTGTTTCCCGCGCTGGATAACCTCCACATTCGTAACCTTTGATCTCTTCTCCTTCGCCGTCCAACTCATCGGCGCGTCCCAGATAAGTAGGCAATATGACCGTTCGCCCTCTGGATCCCGCACTATTAGCTCCTCCGAGCGCAAGGCTCTCCCAGGCCGCGTCATCTTGGTCCTAGGCCTTGTCCTGCAAATGATGTGTTTCGTCTCCTTTTCCATCGTAAGCATACGCTACTTTTACCTGTCACGCCACTGGTCCGCACATGATCTAGGCGACATGCATCTGTGGCGTAAACTGTCCTACACCATCAACCTGTCGTCTGTACTCATCGCCTTACGCGCCGTCTACCGCACAATGGAGATTCCGCACGACCGCAACTACGGCCTTTTGTACCTACAGAGCCACGAATGGTGTTTCTGGGTCTTTGACGCCGCGCCCGTGTTGCTCGTAATGGCGGTTTTTGCCATTTGGCATCCTGGACGCTACCTCCCGCGATCATATACCGGATTCGCGTTGAATAAAGAGAGGGCAGTCCAGGAGAAGGATGAGATTGGTTCCATGGATCGTGGTGTCAAGGGCGGTCAATTAATTGAGTTGAAGGACTATAGACCAGAAGACTTTGAAGGGAGAAGAGCTGGGAGTCATGTATGA
- a CDS encoding Dimer-Tnp-hAT domain containing protein — protein sequence MAKRSRETLGAAVSQATTFESQFFESQTEEEGAAEGSQAGTAATTEASVDTEPDNGDNFDGINWDRLPRFMKPLTTGRRVKSWIFQHGYRVVELYDQNRVWFVCKYCHIHKVIDTGGSGVFDVSKATSSAAAHLGLQKRGHGFTKDGLKPRRTGQQLSLRQTLETGVAVSQEAANAMGNFNIQQFREVAVFCLLDNNLPMELLARPSFREMISLANPEAEAALWVSPRSVATYAMRLFQYMQPQIVCALSEAASKIHISFDGWTTKGGKRGFFGVVAHFANASGVIQDLPIALPHLAGSHTGDAIADTIKKTLQEYSIGSDKLGYFVLDNAANNDTAVSSLAHAYDFNAAHRRLRCGPHTLNLIGQAIIFGSNQEAYNNNNDEQLQTEEVYMQEWRQEGPLGVLIDVINHIKTPQQHEIFRSFQTAANAELPARERLHVLEPVKPVVTRWNSYYAAFKRATQLQAAYNSYAEHYINALSLEDRRACQRGNKLPEAPSWMRSTGLTAADWAVITEYQDCLEPLKLATEKLEGRGKAGKYGAIYETIPVFEYVLGALEARTRSYEQVDFNPPDAPEDHLFVNLRAAWSKANDYYNKLDRSPAYYAATCLHPYYKYYCENSWVDKPEWLTSANAGFLQLWQSYKPQRTRPLSQTTAKPRHRGIDDVIGALVRRNKAQVEAAHDDEYERWRTQEPEWTSEQYLSDGHPVKYWIQLRSKYPCLSQFAIDILTIPASSCDCERLFSELGDLLEPRRRALGSELLAALQLVRSWRRAGFDGLYNNGDDEDKWSDVKDEEIVQQYDIEGWSTTP from the exons atggccaaacgctctcga gaaacccttggcgccgccgtaagccaggccacaacgtttgagtcgcaatttttcgagtcgcaaacagaggaggagggtgcggctgagggcagccaggctggtacagcagcaacaacagaggctagtgttgatacagagcctgataatggcgataactttgacggcattaactgggatcgcctccctcggttcatgaagcctcttacaactgggcggcgcgtcaagagttggatctttcaacatggatatcgcgttgttgagctctacgatcagaatcgagtgtggtttgtatgcaaatactgccacatccacaaggtcattgacactggcggcagtggagtttttgacgtatcaaaggccacctcctcagctgcagctcatcttggccttcagaaacgaggccatggctttacaaaagacggcctgaagcctcgaagaacagggcagcaactctctctacgacagacgctggagactggtgttgcagtctctcaagaggctgccaacgcgatgggcaacttcaacatccagcagtttcgtgaagttgcagtgttctgccttcttgataacaacttgccaatggagctacttgcaaggccgtcctttcgcgagatgattagccttgcaaacccagaggcagaggcagctttgtgggtaagtcctcgcagtgtagctacctacgcaatgcgcctcttccaatatatgcagccacagattgtctgcgctctgtcagaagctgcaagcaagatccacataagctttgatggttggacgacaaagggtggcaagcgtggattctttggagtcgttgcacactttgctaacgcctctggagtgatacaagatctccccatcgccctcccacatctcgcaggctctcatactggtgatgctatcgctgatacaattaaaaagacgctccaagaatacagtattgggagtgataaactcggctacttcgtcctcgacaatgctgcaaacaacgatactgcagtctcctcgctcgcccacgcgtacgacttcaacgctgctcaccgacgcctccgctgcggccctcacacgcttaaccttattggccaggcaattatctttggcagcaatcaagaggcgtacaacaacaacaacgacgagcagctccaaacagaggaggtgtacatgcaggagtggcgtcaagaagggcccttaggtgtacttatcgacgttatcaaccatataaaaacgcctcaacaacacgaaattttccgaagcttccaaaccgccgccaacgccgagttgccagctagagagcgcctccacgtacttgagcctgtgaagcctgttgttacacgctggaactcttactacgctgccttcaaacgcgcaactcaactccaggcagcatacaactcttacgctgagcactacattaacgcactctcccttgaagatcgccgcgcttgtcaacgtggcaataaactccctgaagcacctagttggatgagatcaacaggacttacagctgctgattgggcggtgataacagagtatcaggactgcctagagccgcttaagcttgctacggagaagcttgagggtcgcggaaaggcaggcaaatacggcgctatatatgagactattcctgtatttgaatacgtacttggcgcgctcgaagcccgtacgcgctcgtacgagcaagttgacttcaacccacctgatgcgcctgaagatcacctctttgttaacctccgcgccgcctggagtaaggccaacgattactacaacaagctcgatcgatcgccagcatactacgctgctacctgcctccatccatactacaaatactactgcgagaacagctgggtggataagccagaatggctaacatcagccaacgctggcttcctgcagctctggcagtcgtataagcctcaacgtacacgtcctctatctcaaacaactgcaaaaccaaggcatagaggaatagatgatgtgattggcgccctcgtacggcgcaacaaggctcaggtagaggctgcccacgacgatgagtacgagcgctggagaactcaagagccagagtggacaagcgaacagtatcttagcgatggccacccagtcaagtactggattcaattacgctcaaaatacccgtgtttaagccagtttgcgattgatatactcacgataccagcatctagttgcgactgcgagaggctctttagcgagcttggcgatttacttgagccgcgccggcgagctcttggcagcgagttacttgctgcccttcagcttgtacgttcgtggagacgagctggctttgacggcttgtacaacaacggtgatgatgaagataagtggagtgacgtcaaagatgaggagattgtacaacagtacgatatagaaggctggagtacaacaccataa
- a CDS encoding ComEC, membrane metal-binding protein: protein MMSSPYASAIYFEDHSYIAFGEGEIAHPLVWGRYKVPRGEVMQGGSQEGPAIQEGYQIGEEVPESQEKCRSEGVGESLEDQDWQEHEAEAEEENEDESLDEEYREWYDKGFKQGWTESWQDGYENGLEVGYKKGYEESCKKGYEHACNYETPAESKSTAASDSDSGSPNLPCSTAPQDDAPSHTFSQQASGEQSHKNFRPDMFFCEDQLASLDDEEEREMYRLRNNQFNPVTLLDPLTYLGRA, encoded by the coding sequence ATGATGTCCTCACCCTATGCATCCGCCATCTACTTTGAGGATCATTCGTATATTGCATTTGGAGAGGGCGAAATTGCACATCCACTGGTATGGGGACGATATAAAGTGCCTAGGGGAGAGGTTATGCAGGGCGGGAGTCAAGAAGGGCCGGCGATACAGGAAGGATATCAGATTGGAGAGGAAGTGCCAGAGAGCCAGGAAAAGTGTAGAAGTGAAGGCGTAGGAGAGTCTCTAGAAGATCAGGATTGGCAAGAGCATGAGGCAGAGGCCGAAGAAGAGAATGAAGACGAAAGCTTGGATGAAGAGTATAGAGAATGGTACGATAAGGGATTTAAGCAAGGGTGGACTGAATCATGGCAGGATGGATATGAGAACGGCCTTGAAGTAGGGTACAAGAAAGGCTACGAGGAAAGCTGTAAGAAAGGATACGAGCATGCATGTAACTATGAGACGCCGGCAGAGTCCAAATCCACCGCCGCCTCGGATTCAGATTCAGGTTCCCCAAACCTACCATGCTCAACAGCCCCCCAAGACGACGCTCCCAGTCATACCTTCTCCCAACAGGCCTCGGGTGAACAATCACACAAGAATTTCCGCCCAGACATGTTCTTCTGCGAAGACCAGCTTGCTAGTCTcgatgacgaagaagagCGAGAGATGtatagactccgcaacaatcaattcaatccggtcactctcctagacccacttacctatctaggtagggcttaa
- a CDS encoding HrpB7 domain containing protein: protein MARLEQQEAEADAAESAALDALMAARAKKDRLRKQRKQLKRREQEWVDESGKFVEDIEALEAVEALNREVAHLEDGLMPGTLALDWGVFMPTFSGDDSEFAGLDYGGTAQVAGGSS, encoded by the coding sequence ATGGCGCGTCTTGAACAACAAGAGGCCGAAGCGGATGCTGCAGAGTCTGCGGCATTGGATGCTTTGATGGCTGCGCGTGCGAAGAAGGATCGTCTTCGCAAGCAGCGTAAGCAGTTAAAGCGTCGTGAGCAAGAATGGGTTGATGAGTCGGGAAAGTTTGTTGAGGATATCGAGGCGTTGGAAGCGGTCGAGGCGTTGAATCGAGAGGTAGCGCATCTGGAAGACGGTCTTATGCCTGGTACTTTGGCATTGGATTGGGGCGTCTTTATGCCTACTTTCTCTGGGGATGATTCCGAGTTCGCCGGTCTTGATTACGGTGGTACTGCGCAAGTAGCTGGCGGCAGTTCGTAA